CGGAGGTAGTGCAGCGGCGACAGCAGCGCGAGGCCCTCGTCTTCGCTTTCCGAGGCGATCAGCGCGACCTCGCGGCGGCGCAACCCGTCATCGGCCAGGGCCACGGCCCCGGCGCTGCGCTGGCCTGCCAGTTCAAACCGGGTAATCCGGGCGCGCAACTCGGACGGCAAGGATAGGCGGACGCTTGCGTTTGTGGCGCCTGCATCGAAACGGGCGGTGGCCTGAGCGAGGCTGCGCAGGGTGCCGCCGGGATCGCGGCCCCGGGCCTGCACTAGCATATCCCGTGCCGGGCCAGGCAGGCTGCGCTCCACCGTCAGCTCCAGCGCGCCATCGGCATAGCTAGGCGGTGCCAGCGCAAAGGCGGCGCCGGGCTGCTCCAGCACCTGCAGGGCGCCGCGGTCCGACAGCGCCTCGGTCAGCTGCTCCCGCCCGGGATAGTCCAATCCATCGCTGAACCAGAGCGTGTCAAAGCCTTCTGTGGCTTCACTGATATGTGTGAGCGCGTGATCCACCTGATCGGCAGCCGGTTGCCAGGGATTGGGGGTGAGGCCGGCGACCTGCCGAGCCCAGTCGCTGGCGGCAAGGAACTGTAGCGGTTGCGGATCGCTCAGCCGCAGGACGGCGACGGTGCGGTCGCTGCGCCCGGCCTCCTCCAGCCGCGCGGTGATCTGATCGCGGGTCTCCTCCCAGCCATTAGCCCCGGCCCAGGTGGCATCCAGCACCACCAGCAGCGGTCCGCTGCCGCTGTCGCGTTCTTCCGGGTTCAGCACCGGACCGGCCAGACCGATGATCGCTGCCGCCAGCGCCAGCATCCGCAGCAGCAGCAGCCACCAAGGGGTGCGGTCGGACAGGCTTTCGTCATCGCCAAGGCCCAAGAGCAAGGTCACGGCGGGAAAGGCCTGCCGCCGCGGCGCAGGCGGCACAGCGCGCAGCAACAGCCACAGGATCGGCAGAGCCAGCAGGCCCAGCAGCAGCCAGGGATAGGCAAATCCGATACCGGCAATAAGGGTCATGCGGAGGACCTTTCCAGCGCGTGATAGAGCCACATCAGAGCAGCCTGGGCGCTGTCACCCGTGTGATGCAGACCCAGCCGCCAGCCTGCGGTGCGGCACAGCGCTTCCAGCGCGTCGCGCCGTTCGGCCATGCGGTCCAGATAGCGGTCACGTAGGGCCGAGGCCTTCAGCGTTTCATGCACCAGCCCGCCGGTCATGCTATGAAACCGGGTACGCCCGGCAAAGGGAAAGCTTTCCTCGCTTGGGTCCAGAACCTGCAACAGCACCCCGCGCACGCCGCGGTCGGCGGCCTTGCTCAGCGCCAGTTGCAGTTCGTCAAAGGGGCCAAGGAAATCGGAGATGAACAGGGCGCGGGCATGGGGCACCATGGCGCGGTGCTCGGGGGGTGCGTAATCGGCGTCGTCCTCGCGGTTCAGCATCTCGGCCAGACGCAGGATCTGGGCCTTGCCGCTGCGCGGGGGCAATCTACCGCCAGTGAGGCCCACGCGTTCGCCGCCGCGCAGCATCAGAACCGAGACTGCCAGCGCCAGCAGGCGCGCACGGTCGATCTTTTGCGGCAATTCGGGGCTGGAGGAAAACCGCATCGAGGCGCCAAGATCGGTCCAGACATGCACCGTCTGGGCGATCTGCCATTCCCGTTCGCGCACGAATTGCACATCGCCCCGGGCCGAACGCCGATGGTCGATCATGCGGCGGCTGTCGCCCTGTTGCAGGGGACGGTATTGCCAGAAATCATCGCCAGTTCCGGCGCGCCGCCGCCCGTGTTCCCCCAAAAGGACAGCACCTGCCAGCATCTGCGCATCGACCAGAAGCGGCGGCAGGGCGCTGGCCTCCCCTTCGGCCCGGTGGCGCAGATCTGCGGCCGGGGCGACGGGAGAAGACGCGTCAGAGGCGGCGGGTTGGGTCACGCGGCGGCTCCGGTGCGGGTCAGCTCGGCAGCGGTGCTGTCGATCAGATCGGCTAGGCTGTCACCCCGCGCGCGGGCCGAGAAGTTGAGCTGCATCCGGTGGGTCAGAACCGGCCGGGCCATATCGATTACATCCTCGGCATTGGGCGCCAGCCGAGCCTGCAGCAGGGCGCGGGCGCGCACCGCCAGCATCAGGGCCTGGGCCGCGCGCGGCCCAGGACCCCAGGCGACCGTATCGACGACGCGCTGCGAGGCGCCCGGTTCTTCGGGGCGGAAGGCGCGGACCAGGTCCAGGATCATCTCGACCACCGAGTCGCCCACCGGCATGCGCCGCAGCAGGTTTTGGGCGGCGATCAACTCATCGGCGGTAAAGACCTGATGCGCCTCGGCCTCGCTTGCACCAGTGGTGGCCAGCAGGATGTCCCGCTCGGTCTTGCGGTCGGGGTATTGCACGTCGATCTGGAATAGAAAGCGGTCCAGCTGCGCTTCGGGCAGGGGGTAGGTGCCTTCCTGCTCGATCGGGTTCTGGGTGGCCAGCACGTGAAAGGGCGTACCAAGCAGCCGGTCTTCACCTGCGACGGTCACCGTGCGTTCCTGCATCGCCTGCAGCAGCGCCGATTGGGTCCGGGGGCTGGCGCGGTTGATCTCATCCGCCATCAGGAGCTGACAGAACACCGGCCCTGGCACGAAACGGAAGGCGCGGCTGCCATCGGCGGCGGTGTCCAGCACCTCCGAGCCAAGGATATCCGCCGGCATCAGGTCGGGGGTGAACTGAATCCGGTTGCCATCCAGCCCCATCACCGTCGACAGGGTTTCTACCAGCCGGGTCTTGCCCAGGCCGGGCAGTCCGACCAGCAGTCCGTGACCGCCGCACAAAAGGGTGGCAAGGGTCAGGTCCACGACCCGCTCCTGGCCGATAAAACGGCGGGTGATCGACTCCCGCGCCTGTTGCAGCTTGGCTTCGAGCGCTTCGATGTCGGCCAGCAGATCATCGGGTTCGGACATGACTTTCCTTTCACGGCGCATATATGGTCTTAGTGTATCTCGCCCAACGGAAATGGCAAAAACAATGAGCGGACAAAACATCGTGACACCGACAGCCGACGGCATAGCAGCCGCAGCCACTGCGGCCAAGAAAGGCAAGGGATTGCCGCCGGTCCACTTGTGGAACCCGCCGTTTTGCGGCGATCTGGACATGCGCATCGCCCGGGACGGGACGTGGTTCTACCTTGGCACCCCCATCGGCAGGTTTGAGCTGGTGCGGCTTTTTTCATCAATCCTGAAACGCGAAGGCGACAAGTATTTCCTGGTGACGCCGGTCGAAAAAGTCGGAATCACCGTCGATGATGCGCCTTTCTTGGCAGTCGATTTCGAAGCCTCTGGCGCGGGAGAGGATCAGGTGCTGTCCTTCACCACCCATGTCGGCGACAGCGCCGTGGCGGGGCCGGATCATCCGATCCGGGTGGTGCGGGATCCCGAGACTGGCGAGCCGTCGCCTTACGTGATGATCCGGGCCGGGCTTGAGGCGCTGATCGATCGCAAGAGCTTTTACCGGCTGGTCGAACTGGGTAGCCATCATGACGGGTGGTTCGGCCTGTGGTCATCTGGGGAATTCTTCCCGGTCATCCCATCGGCAGAGCTGGATCAAGGCTGAAACCGCCCCAGAACTCCCGCCTTTCCGGCGCGTCGCAGGGAGCGAATTAAGCTATCGTTAGCAGGTTCTGGCATTTTGGGTAAAATAGAGTCGATTTTGTGGCAATATTGTGGCGGTTGCGTTTAATGCACCGTTTTCCCGCCCTTGGCGCCGAGTCTGCGAGGCCTTAAATCTGCGGCAAACGACAGGAGCTCCGATGCCAAGGTTTGCCGCAAATATCTCAATGCTCTTTGCTGAGTTGCCCTATCTTGAACGGTTCGCAGCGGCGGCTCGGGCCGGGTTCGACGCGGTTGAGATCCTGTTTCCCTATGAACTGGCGGCCAAGGAAACCCAGCGGGCGCTGGTGTCGAACGGGCTGGAACTGTTGCTGATGAACGCGCCGCCGCCGAATTACACTGGCGGTATGCCCGGCTATGCGGCGCTGCCGGGCGGCGGGGAACGGTATCAGCGCGATATCCGCCGGGTGCTGCGCTACGCCGAGATCCTGCGCCCCGGCGCCATTCACATCATGGCCGGTTATGCGACGGGGGATCTGGCGAAACAGACCTTCATCCAGAACCTGCAGTGGGCCGCTGATCGCGCGCCGACGCAGCAGTTCACCATCGAACCGCTGAATGTCGGGGACCAGCCGAACTACTTCCTGAACGACTACAATCTGGCGGCCGAGGTTCTGCAGGCGGTGAACCGCCCGAACGTGGGGCTGCAGTACGATGCCTATCACGCCCAGATGATCCACGGCGATGCGCTGAAGGTCTGGGAGACCTTCAAGGAGCATGTGGTGCACGTGCAGATCGGCGCCGCACCTGGGCGCTGTGAGCCGGGCACCGGTCCCGTCGACTTCGAAGAGCTTTTCGCAGCCATCGACGACAGCGGCTACAAGGGTTGGGTCAGCGCGGAATACACCCCTTCGACCCTGCGCACCGAAGACAGTCTCGGCTGGATGCTCTGAGCGTTTTTTGACCAGAATTCTCCAGGTGCGTTCACGCGGGATTACGATCCCGCGCCCCGGTCTGGCAATTGGTTGCTCCCTGCCACATATTCCTGCCGGAATGTGAACAAGGAGTCTTCCATGCTGCCCGCCCGTTTCGCGCCTGTTCTGTTTGGCTTCCTGTTGTCCGGGATCATGTCGGGCATCGTGATTATGGTGGCAACGCTCAGGACGCGCGGTTTCAGCGCGCAGGCCTTTGATACCTGGCTGACCTCCTGGCTCTATAGCTGGCCAGTGGCCTTCTGCGTGGTGCTGGTGGTGGCGCCGCTGGTGCGGCGCTTTGTGAACGGGCTTGTTAAACAGGGCTAGGGGGTGACCACGCATATCGGGCGGCATGGCTGGACGGGGCGGCGAAAATCCTCCAGACCTGTGGCCCACGTCCTTTGTTGCTGCAAGGTGCCCTGCCTATGATGTCTTCCCCGCCCTCTGCCTCCGTTCAGCAGGATCCCACCATCGCCGACTTTCTGGCCAAGCAGGGAGAGGCGGATGCAACCCTGTTGCCCTTGCCCGGCGATGCTTCGGCGCGGCGGTATATGCGGCTGGACGGGCGCGGCAGGATGCTGATGCAGGATCCGAGTGATCCGGCGGGGTTTGCCGGTTTCGTGTCTCTCGCTCGGCATCTGACAGAACTGGGCCTGAGCGCGCCGCAGGTCTATGGCGCCGATCCGGACACCGGCCTGGCCCTGATCGAAGATTTCGGTACCCAGACCTATAGCGTGCAGCTGGCTGCCGGGCGAGACGAGAGCATGCTCTATGCCCTCGCGGTGGATGCTCTGTTGCACCTGCACCATCATCCGCAGGCCGCATCGGTGCAGGTGCCAGCGTATGATCTGGCGACCTTGCTGGAGGAATTGTCGATCTTCTCCCACTGGTTCGCGCCGACGCTGCGCCCGGACATCGACCCGGAGGCGTTCGACGCGGAGTTCCGCGATCTGTGGCGGGAGCCGCTGACCCTGTCGCTGTCTGGTCCGCGCACATTGGTGCTGCGCGATTTTCACGTCGACAACCTGATGGAGCTCAGCGACCGCGACGGAGTGCGCCGCTGCGGACTGCTGGATTTTCAGGACGGCGTGACCGGTCCTGCGGAATACGATCTTGTATCGCTATTGCAGGATGCGCGCCGCGATCTGGAACCGGGGTTGGACCAGGCAATGCTGAACCGCTACATCGCCGCCGCGCCGGAGGCCGCCGGTGGCGCTGATGCGATCACCCGGCGCTATCACCTGCTGGGAGCGCAGCGCCATACCCGCATTGCCGGTGTGTTCCTGCGCCTGCATCAGCGCGACGGCAAACCCGGCTACCTGCACTTCCTGCCCCGCGTCTTGCGCCAGATGCAGGTGGGGCTGGATGCTGCCGGGCTGACCGAAGTGATCGCATATCTGGATCAGACGCTGCCGGGTTGGCGTGGTGCAGGTCCGGCGCTGGCAAAGGCTGGATAAGCGCCCCGGATCAGGGTGCCGGATCGGCCCGCGACAGGGTTTCTGATACGCTGTGCAGGTGGGTCTTCATTGCCTCTGCCGCGCGCGTTTCGTCGCCTTCGATGATCGCACTCGCCAGCGCCTGGTGCTGCTGCGCCAGCATCTCGAACACCGCGCCAGAGTAGGTTTCGGCGCGCGGGCGGATCCAGCTGGCCTCCTGACGCACGCTGCGGATCGCCTCGTACATGGTCAGGAACAGCGCGTTATGCGCCATTTCCGCGATCTTGTAGTGAAAGATATCATCTGCCGCATCATAGCTGCGCTGATCTTCTGCGGATTGGGTGGCGGCTGCGATCTGGGCGAATTGCGTGCGCTCCTGCGGGGTGGCGCGGGTCGCGGCCAGCGCCGCAAGGCGGGGTTCCAGTGACAGGCGCACCTCGATCACCTCGGCCGGAGTCACCCGCCGCGCCAGCGGTTTCAGGCGTGCGGCATCGGTGGCCGGGGGCGGCAGCACAAATGTGCCCTGCCCCCGGCGCCGGAAGATGGTGCCATCGGCGGCCAGCAGATCGAGCACCCGCCGCAGCCGCGCCCTGCTGATACCGTGGCGCTGGGCCAGCTCCCGTTCGGGCGGCAGGCGGCCATTCTTCAGCGGCGCGCCTTCGGCGATCTCCCGGCGCAGACGCGCAGCGATCTCGGTATCCGAAGGCGGGGCAGGGGGCGGTGTCATGGCAGGATCAGCCTCTGTTCAGCCTCGGATCAACCCAGAAACAGGTCTTTGAACATCCGGGCGGAGGTAATCAGCAGGAACAGCCCAAAGGACAGGCGCAGCCCCCGGCGCGGGATGCTATGGGCCAGTTTGACACCAACCCGGGCAAAGGTCGTGCTGAGCGGGATGATCACCGCCGCAAGCAGAAGGTTCACATAGCCGAGCGAGAAGGGCGGGAGACCTTCGGAGCCGAAACCGGTCGCCATGTAGATCAGCGCGCCCGGCACCCCGATAATAAAGCCGATTGCGGCAGAGGTGCCCACGGCCTTGCGGATGTCATAGCCAAGGAAGTTCAGCATCGGTACGCAAACGGTGCCGCCGCCGATACCCATCATCGCCGAAATCGACCCGGCCACGACGCCAAGCCCGGCCCAGACCGGTTTGGAAAAGCTGCGCGGAGTGTCGCTGTCTTGCGCCTTGCGCAGGATCATGTCGAGCGCGACGATCACCGCCACCGTGGCAAAGACCGCGATCAGCACCTGCCCCGAAACGATACCGCCCAGCACGCCGCCGATGACCACGCCCACAAGGATCGACGGTGCCCAGAGCCGCAGCAACGCCATGTCGATGGCGCCTTTCTTGTAGTGGCCATAGCCGGAGGACAGCGAGGTGAAGACGATGGTCGACAGCGAGGTGCCCACCGCCACCTGCATGGTCAGCGCGGGTTCCATTCCGGTCAGCGACAGGGCGAAGTAAAGCGCGGGCACGATGACGATTCCGCCGCCAACGCCAAGAAGGCCGGCAAGGACACCACCGATGATGCCAGAGCCGGCTGCAACGGCGACCAGAGGGAGGAGGGTTTCGAGTTCAAACATGAGAGATCGTCTTTCTGGTGGTGAACGCTACAGGGCGGGTGCTGTCGGAAGTCCGGCCGCGCGCCCGTCATCATATGGCAAGATGAGGGTCGCAACCAATTCTAAATTGGTTGCGATACATCGCGGAACGGGCCCCGGCTGTCAAGGCCGGTGCTCTCGGTCCCTTGTTTTGTCGGTGGGTGTTCTGGAGCTCAGCCTGCCAGTTGCCGCGCGGCGCGGGCCAGTTCGGTGATCCCGGCCCAGTCGCCCGCCTCGATCAGGTCTGCCGGGGCGACCCAGCTGCCCCCGGCGCAGACCACATTGGGCAGCGACAGGTAGGTGCTGGCATTGCCCGGGCTGACGCCGCCGGTGGGGCAGAAGGAGATCTGCGGCAGCGGCGCGCCGATGGCTTTCAGCGCGGGCGCCCCGCCCGAGGCTTCGGCGGGGAAGAATTTCAGCATGTCATAGCCGCGCTCCAGCAGGCGCATCGCTTCGGAGGCGGTGGCGGCGCCGGGCAGCATCGGCAGGCCTGCGGCCTCACAGGCGTCCAGAAGCTGATCGGTGGCGCCGGGCGAGACGCCAAATTGCGCGCCAGCCTCGACCGCCGCTGCAACGTCATCGGGGGTGACCAATGTGCCTGCGCCGACCACGCCACCGGGCACCTTTGCCATCTCGCGGATGACATCAAGGGCCGCTGGGGTGCGCAGGGTGACTTCCAGCGCGGGCAGCCCGCCTGCCACCAGCGCCTCGGCCAGCGGGCGGGCGTGGGCGGCGTCATGCACCACCAGAACCGGAACGATAGGTGCCATCTGGCAGATCTCGCGGGTGCGGGCGCTGGCCGCCTTTGGTGAAATTGACATGGGATCAGTCTCCGAAAACGCTGGCGCCGGTATCGGCGGATGTGACGGCCTGGCGGAACAGGGAAAACAGCTCGCGCCCGGTGCCGTGCTGATAGGCAGACAGATCCGCCGTAGCGGCCTGGCGGTCCAGCGCGCCGGGGGTGAGCACGTCGAGCGTGCCCGTGGTGGCATCGAGCCGCAGCACATCGCCGTCCCTGATCTTGGCGATGGGGCCGCCGTCCAGCGCCTCAGGCACCACGTGGATGGCGGCAGGCACCTTGCCCGAAGCCCCGGACATGCGCCCGTCGGTGACCAGCGCCACCTTGTGCCCCTTGCCCTGCAAAATGCCCAGCATCGGCGTCAGGCTGTGCAGTTCCGGCATACCGTTCGCCTTGGGGCCCTGGAAGCGCACAACGACGATCACATCGCCGGTGAACTCGCCTGCCTTGAAGGCGGCCTTGGCCTCCTCTTGATCGTGGAAGACGCGAGCGGGGGCCTCGATCACGTGGTGTTCCTCGGCCACGGCGGAGACCTTGATCACCGCTGTGCCCAGGCAGCCGGTCAGACGTTTCAGACCGCCGGTCTGCTGGAACGGAGCCTTTGCCGGGCGCAGGATCGCGTCGTTCAGCGATGTTTTGGTGCCGGGGCGGAAGGTCAGGCCATCCTCGGTCAGGAAGGGTTCCTGCGTATACTGTTCCAGCCCGGCGCCGGCGATGGTCTTGGTGTCGGGATGCAGGAAGCCCGCGTTCAGCAGTTCCCCGATCATATAGCCTAGCCCGCCCGCCGCGTGAAAATGGTTCACGTCGGCCAGACCGTTGGGATAGACCCGCGCCAGGAGCGGCACCACATCCGACAGATCCGCAAAGTCCTGCCAGTCGAGGATCACTCCTCCGGCGCGGGCCATGGCGATCAGATGGATCAGCAGGTTGGTCGACCCACCGGTGGCCATCAGCCCGACGATGCCGTTGGCATAGGCCTTTTCGTCCAGCACATCGCAGACCGGCGTGTAGCTGTTGCCAAGCGCGCTGAGCGACAGCGCCCGTTTTGCGCCCTCCACCGTCAGCGCCTCGCGCAGGGGGGTGCCGGGATTGACGAAGGAGGAGCCGGGCAGGTGCAGCCCCATGAACTCCATCAGCATCTGGTTGGTGTTGGCGGTGCCGTAGAAGGTGCAGGTGCCGGGGCCGTGGTAGGCGGCCATCTCGGCCTTCAGAAGTTCATCGCGGCCGATCTCTCCGGCGGCGTACTTCTGGCGGATCTTGGCCTTGTCGTCATTCGCCAGCCCGCTGGTCATCGGCCCGGCAGGCAGGAACACTGCAGGAAGATGGCCGAATGTCTGTGCGCCGATCACCAGACCCGGCACGATCTTGTCGCAGACGCCAAGATAGACCGCCGCATCAAACACATTGTGGCTCAGCGCGACGCCGGTCGCGAGCGCAATGGTGTCGCGGGAAAACAGGCTCAGCTCCATGCCTGCCTCGCCCTGGGTGACGCCATCGCACATGGCAGGCACGCCGCCCGCGACCTGCGCGGTGCCCCCGCTGGCGCGGACCGCATCGCGGATCAGCGTGGGGTAGGTTTCAAACGGCTGATGCGCCGACAGCATATCGTTATAGGCGGTGACGATCCCGAGATGTCCGGCGCTGCCACTGGCCAGCGTGCCCTGATCCGAACCGGTCGCCGCATAGGCATGGGCCTGACCGGAACAGGACAGATGTGCCCGCGCCGGACCCTTGCCTTGTGCCGCGCGCATCCGCGCCAGATAGGCGCTGCGGGTCTCCGCGCTGCGGGCGATGATCCGTTCGGTGACCTCTTTAAGTGTCTGGTTCAAGCTCATGTCAGATGCCTTTCGAATGGCTTGCGCGGGGCGGGCTGTGGGGCGGTGGCGTCGGGGACGTCAATCTCCGATACTACGCCATCGGCGCCCGTCCCGGTGCATCAGCAGCAGCGAATCCTCGGGGCCGGAGCCACCCTGATCATAGCGCTGCGGCACGGTTTCGCTGTCGGCCCAGCTGGCGATGATCGGATCGGCCCAGGCCCAGGCAGCTTCGACCTCGTCCCCGCGCATGAACAGGGTCTGGTTGCCGCGGATCACATCCATGATCAGCCGCTCATAAGCGTCCTGCGGGCGGCCCGCATCGGGCAGGCTGTCGGCAAAGGTCATATCGAGGTTGGCGCCAGTCAGGCGCATGCCGCCGGGGCCGGGATCCTTGATGGTGGTGCGCAGGGTGATGCCTTCATCCGGTTGCAGGCGGATCACCAGCACGTTGCCGTGCACCCCTGCGGCGCCTTCGAAGATATTATGCGGCGGGTCGCGGAAATAGACAGCGATTTCGGAAACGCGTTCGCGCAGGCATTTGCCGGTGCGCAGGTAAAAGGGCGTTCCGGCCCAACGCCAGTTCGCCACCTGCACCTTCATCGCGATGAAGCTTTCGGTGGTGCTGTCGGGATTGCCCGCATGCTCGCGGTAGCTGTCGCCGTTGCGGCCGCGATACTGGCCGCGGGCGATATCATCCGGGGCCACCGGGTCCAGCGCTTCGATCACCTTGACTTTTTCATCGCGCACCGCGTTCGGGGTGAAGCGCGCTGGCGGCTCCATCGCGGTGAGGCACAGCAGCTGCATCAGGTGGTTCTGCACCATGTCCCGCATGGCACCGGACCTGTCGTAATATTCGCCGCGCCCTTCGACCCCGATGCTTTCGGCGACGGTGATCTGCACGTGGTCGATATGGGAGGAATTCCATAGCGGTTCGAACAGGGAGTTGGCAAAGCGCAGCGCCATCAGGTTCTGCACGGTTTCCTTGCCCAGATAATGGTCGATCCGGTAGATCTGGTCTTCCTGAAAATGCGCCCGCAGCGCCTGGTTCAGCTCCCGCGCTGAGGCCAGATCGTGACCAAAGGGTTTTTCCAGCACGATGCGGCTCTCGGCTGTGACCATACCGCTTGCGCTGAGCCGGTCTGCGATATCGGTGAATAGGCTGGGGGCGACCGACAGGTAGAAGGCGCGGGTGACATCGGCGCGCAGGTGCTGGCCCAGATCGGCCCAGCCGCCATCACCGCGCGCGTCCACCGCGACATAATCCAGAAGCTTGATAAAGGCGGCGATATCCGCCTCGTTGGTTTCGCCGGGCTGGCCAAATTCGCGGATCGCGGCGGCGGTCAGCTCCTGAAACTCGGGCCGGTCCAGATCGGCGCGCGAAGAGCCGATGATGCGGGTATCGTCGCTGAACTGGCCGATCTGGAAGCGGTGAAACAGGCTTGGCAGGATCTTGCGGCGGGCCAGATCACCGGTGGCACCAAACAGGACCAGGTCGAACGGCTGAACGGGGATAACGCGGGAAACCATGTGTCTG
This genomic stretch from Phaeobacter gallaeciensis harbors:
- a CDS encoding DUF58 domain-containing protein translates to MTQPAASDASSPVAPAADLRHRAEGEASALPPLLVDAQMLAGAVLLGEHGRRRAGTGDDFWQYRPLQQGDSRRMIDHRRSARGDVQFVREREWQIAQTVHVWTDLGASMRFSSSPELPQKIDRARLLALAVSVLMLRGGERVGLTGGRLPPRSGKAQILRLAEMLNREDDADYAPPEHRAMVPHARALFISDFLGPFDELQLALSKAADRGVRGVLLQVLDPSEESFPFAGRTRFHSMTGGLVHETLKASALRDRYLDRMAERRDALEALCRTAGWRLGLHHTGDSAQAALMWLYHALERSSA
- a CDS encoding AAA family ATPase is translated as MSEPDDLLADIEALEAKLQQARESITRRFIGQERVVDLTLATLLCGGHGLLVGLPGLGKTRLVETLSTVMGLDGNRIQFTPDLMPADILGSEVLDTAADGSRAFRFVPGPVFCQLLMADEINRASPRTQSALLQAMQERTVTVAGEDRLLGTPFHVLATQNPIEQEGTYPLPEAQLDRFLFQIDVQYPDRKTERDILLATTGASEAEAHQVFTADELIAAQNLLRRMPVGDSVVEMILDLVRAFRPEEPGASQRVVDTVAWGPGPRAAQALMLAVRARALLQARLAPNAEDVIDMARPVLTHRMQLNFSARARGDSLADLIDSTAAELTRTGAAA
- the zwf gene encoding glucose-6-phosphate dehydrogenase, with product MVSRVIPVQPFDLVLFGATGDLARRKILPSLFHRFQIGQFSDDTRIIGSSRADLDRPEFQELTAAAIREFGQPGETNEADIAAFIKLLDYVAVDARGDGGWADLGQHLRADVTRAFYLSVAPSLFTDIADRLSASGMVTAESRIVLEKPFGHDLASARELNQALRAHFQEDQIYRIDHYLGKETVQNLMALRFANSLFEPLWNSSHIDHVQITVAESIGVEGRGEYYDRSGAMRDMVQNHLMQLLCLTAMEPPARFTPNAVRDEKVKVIEALDPVAPDDIARGQYRGRNGDSYREHAGNPDSTTESFIAMKVQVANWRWAGTPFYLRTGKCLRERVSEIAVYFRDPPHNIFEGAAGVHGNVLVIRLQPDEGITLRTTIKDPGPGGMRLTGANLDMTFADSLPDAGRPQDAYERLIMDVIRGNQTLFMRGDEVEAAWAWADPIIASWADSETVPQRYDQGGSGPEDSLLLMHRDGRRWRSIGD
- a CDS encoding bifunctional 4-hydroxy-2-oxoglutarate aldolase/2-dehydro-3-deoxy-phosphogluconate aldolase; its protein translation is MSISPKAASARTREICQMAPIVPVLVVHDAAHARPLAEALVAGGLPALEVTLRTPAALDVIREMAKVPGGVVGAGTLVTPDDVAAAVEAGAQFGVSPGATDQLLDACEAAGLPMLPGAATASEAMRLLERGYDMLKFFPAEASGGAPALKAIGAPLPQISFCPTGGVSPGNASTYLSLPNVVCAGGSWVAPADLIEAGDWAGITELARAARQLAG
- a CDS encoding hydroxypyruvate isomerase family protein, with protein sequence MPRFAANISMLFAELPYLERFAAAARAGFDAVEILFPYELAAKETQRALVSNGLELLLMNAPPPNYTGGMPGYAALPGGGERYQRDIRRVLRYAEILRPGAIHIMAGYATGDLAKQTFIQNLQWAADRAPTQQFTIEPLNVGDQPNYFLNDYNLAAEVLQAVNRPNVGLQYDAYHAQMIHGDALKVWETFKEHVVHVQIGAAPGRCEPGTGPVDFEELFAAIDDSGYKGWVSAEYTPSTLRTEDSLGWML
- a CDS encoding aminoglycoside phosphotransferase family protein, which encodes MMSSPPSASVQQDPTIADFLAKQGEADATLLPLPGDASARRYMRLDGRGRMLMQDPSDPAGFAGFVSLARHLTELGLSAPQVYGADPDTGLALIEDFGTQTYSVQLAAGRDESMLYALAVDALLHLHHHPQAASVQVPAYDLATLLEELSIFSHWFAPTLRPDIDPEAFDAEFRDLWREPLTLSLSGPRTLVLRDFHVDNLMELSDRDGVRRCGLLDFQDGVTGPAEYDLVSLLQDARRDLEPGLDQAMLNRYIAAAPEAAGGADAITRRYHLLGAQRHTRIAGVFLRLHQRDGKPGYLHFLPRVLRQMQVGLDAAGLTEVIAYLDQTLPGWRGAGPALAKAG
- a CDS encoding DUF2798 domain-containing protein — protein: MLPARFAPVLFGFLLSGIMSGIVIMVATLRTRGFSAQAFDTWLTSWLYSWPVAFCVVLVVAPLVRRFVNGLVKQG
- the edd gene encoding phosphogluconate dehydratase, which encodes MSLNQTLKEVTERIIARSAETRSAYLARMRAAQGKGPARAHLSCSGQAHAYAATGSDQGTLASGSAGHLGIVTAYNDMLSAHQPFETYPTLIRDAVRASGGTAQVAGGVPAMCDGVTQGEAGMELSLFSRDTIALATGVALSHNVFDAAVYLGVCDKIVPGLVIGAQTFGHLPAVFLPAGPMTSGLANDDKAKIRQKYAAGEIGRDELLKAEMAAYHGPGTCTFYGTANTNQMLMEFMGLHLPGSSFVNPGTPLREALTVEGAKRALSLSALGNSYTPVCDVLDEKAYANGIVGLMATGGSTNLLIHLIAMARAGGVILDWQDFADLSDVVPLLARVYPNGLADVNHFHAAGGLGYMIGELLNAGFLHPDTKTIAGAGLEQYTQEPFLTEDGLTFRPGTKTSLNDAILRPAKAPFQQTGGLKRLTGCLGTAVIKVSAVAEEHHVIEAPARVFHDQEEAKAAFKAGEFTGDVIVVVRFQGPKANGMPELHSLTPMLGILQGKGHKVALVTDGRMSGASGKVPAAIHVVPEALDGGPIAKIRDGDVLRLDATTGTLDVLTPGALDRQAATADLSAYQHGTGRELFSLFRQAVTSADTGASVFGD
- a CDS encoding sulfite exporter TauE/SafE family protein gives rise to the protein MFELETLLPLVAVAAGSGIIGGVLAGLLGVGGGIVIVPALYFALSLTGMEPALTMQVAVGTSLSTIVFTSLSSGYGHYKKGAIDMALLRLWAPSILVGVVIGGVLGGIVSGQVLIAVFATVAVIVALDMILRKAQDSDTPRSFSKPVWAGLGVVAGSISAMMGIGGGTVCVPMLNFLGYDIRKAVGTSAAIGFIIGVPGALIYMATGFGSEGLPPFSLGYVNLLLAAVIIPLSTTFARVGVKLAHSIPRRGLRLSFGLFLLITSARMFKDLFLG
- a CDS encoding FadR/GntR family transcriptional regulator, whose amino-acid sequence is MTPPPAPPSDTEIAARLRREIAEGAPLKNGRLPPERELAQRHGISRARLRRVLDLLAADGTIFRRRGQGTFVLPPPATDAARLKPLARRVTPAEVIEVRLSLEPRLAALAATRATPQERTQFAQIAAATQSAEDQRSYDAADDIFHYKIAEMAHNALFLTMYEAIRSVRQEASWIRPRAETYSGAVFEMLAQQHQALASAIIEGDETRAAEAMKTHLHSVSETLSRADPAP
- a CDS encoding DUF1285 domain-containing protein, coding for MSGQNIVTPTADGIAAAATAAKKGKGLPPVHLWNPPFCGDLDMRIARDGTWFYLGTPIGRFELVRLFSSILKREGDKYFLVTPVEKVGITVDDAPFLAVDFEASGAGEDQVLSFTTHVGDSAVAGPDHPIRVVRDPETGEPSPYVMIRAGLEALIDRKSFYRLVELGSHHDGWFGLWSSGEFFPVIPSAELDQG